CGATGTCGATCCCGAACGACATCTCCCGCATGAAGAACTCTCGGTCCTCGACCGTCTCGTAGACGAACAGCATGCCGCGGTCCGCTGGTAACGCCTCGGTGTCGCTCAGTCCGAGCTGTTGCAGTTCCGGTGCGTCGGCGATCGCCGCCGTCACTTCGCCCAGTTCCTCGCCGTCGGCGTCCGTCACCGCTACCTCGGTGGTCTCGTACTCCGCGTGGACCTCGGACGAGGAGTCGTCCGTATCGTCGTCGCTCGAGTCTGAATTCTCCGCCGTCTCTTCGAGTTCGTCTCCGTCATCATCGGCCCCCTCGTCGTCGCCGGTATCGTCGGCACAGCCCGCGATTACGAGCGTACCGAGGCTCGTGGCGGCTCCTGTCAAAACGGTCCGTCGGTCCACGGTCGACGGTTGTCGCGAAGTCATTTCGATACGCAACCGACCACAAAGGCGCTGATAAGTGTTTGTCGACCGGTTCGTGAATATATGTCCGCAGACCAGGTTCGGATCAGCCATCGTGCGGGC
Above is a window of Natronorubrum tibetense GA33 DNA encoding:
- a CDS encoding DUF192 domain-containing protein; this translates as MTSRQPSTVDRRTVLTGAATSLGTLVIAGCADDTGDDEGADDDGDELEETAENSDSSDDDTDDSSSEVHAEYETTEVAVTDADGEELGEVTAAIADAPELQQLGLSDTEALPADRGMLFVYETVEDREFFMREMSFGIDIVFADDEGVITDIHHAPEPGPDEDGRDQTYAGRGQYVLEVVYEWTAKRDVEEGDVLEFEL